One stretch of Oncorhynchus clarkii lewisi isolate Uvic-CL-2024 chromosome 3, UVic_Ocla_1.0, whole genome shotgun sequence DNA includes these proteins:
- the LOC139394236 gene encoding lysophospholipid acyltransferase 5-like isoform X2, with product MAAPLMEKLSESLGSPEPAVRLILSVLVGYPCALLYRRFFFHQPPTVIHLYHAISGLSLAAFNFGTQLYHSALCVLVQFLMMRLMGRTITTVLASFMFQMAYLLSGYYYTATEEYDIKWTMPQCVLALKLIGLSFDYYDGGQEPSKLNEEQKRSALAKVPSLLEVIGFSYFYGGFLVGPQFTLRSYQRLVKGELTDCPGQPPNSVIPAMKRFSLGLLCLVIYAIFSPHYPDSYYLTDEYDAQPFWYRCVFILLWAKVILYKYVSCWVIAEGVCILSGLGYNGLGQNGEYQWDACANMKVWTFETTPLFTGTIASFNINTNAWVARHVFKRLKFLGNKLLSQVTALAFLAIWHGTHSGYLLCFSMEFIIVNVERQAQALVRDSPLLTRLANSSLYPLIYLVQQFIHWLFMGYPLVPFCLFTYDKWLRVYSSIYFCGHIFFFTLYLGIPYLRKVLVPRKERSEKKED from the exons ATGGCGGCTCCCTTGATGGAGAAATTGTCGGAATCTTTAGGTTCCCCAGAACCTGCGGTTCGACTGATTCTGTCCGTTTTAGTCG GGTACCCCTGTGCCCTGCTGTACCGCCGCTTCTTCTTCCACCAGCCACCCACTGTCATtcacctataccacgccatctccGGACTGTCTCTGGCGGCTTTCAACTTTG gAACCCAGCTCTATCACTCTGCATTATGCGTCCTTGTCCAGTTCCTGATGATGAGGCTTATGGGAAGGACGATAACAACCGTCCTGGCCAGCTTTATGTTTCAAATG gcaTACCTGCTGTCAGGCTACTACTACACCGCTACAGAAGAATATGATATCAAGTGGACCATGCCCCAATGTGTCCTTGCACTCAAACTTATCG GTTTGTCGTTTGATTACTATGACGGTGGCCAGGAACCA TCCAAGTTGAATGAGGAGCAGAAGAGGTCAGCCCTAGCCAAAGTTCCCTCTCTGCTGGAGGTAATCGGCTTCTCCTACTTCTACGGAGGCTTTCTGGTGGGGCCCCAGTTCACACTGCGCAGCTACCAGAGGCTCGTCAAAGGGGAGCTCACCGACTGCCCCGGACAGCCACCTAacag tGTTATACCTGCTATGAAGCGATTCTCCCTTGGCCTCCTCTGCCTGGTGATCTACGCAATATTCAGTCCCCACTACCCAGATAGCTATTACCTAACAGACGAGTATGAT GCCCAGCCGTTCTGGTACCGCTGTGTCTTCATCCTCCTTTGGGCCAAAGTCATCCTGTACAAATATGTCAGCTGCTGGGTCATAGCG GAGGGCGTCTGTATACTCTCTGGGCTTGGCTATAATGGCCTGGGTCAGAATGGCGAGTACCAATGGGATGCCTGCGCAAATATGAAGGTGTGGACATTTGAGACCACACCCCTTTTCACGGGCACTATCGCCTCCTTCAACATTAACACCAACGCCTGGGTGGCCAG GCATGTGTTTAAGCGGTTGAAGTTCCTAGGCAATAAGCTCCTGTCTCAGGTGACCGCGCTTGCGTTCCTGGCCATCTGGCATGGCACGCACTCCGGATACCTCCTATGTTTCTCCATGGAGTTTATCATCGTAAATGTGGAGAGACAG GCCCAAGCGCTGGTGAGGGACAGTCCCCTGCTGACCCGCCTGGCCAACAGTTCCCTCTACCCCCTCATCTACCTGGTCCAGCAGTTCATCCACTGGCTCTTCATGGGCTATCCTTTGGTGCCCTTCTGCCTCTTCACCTACGACAAGTGGCTCAGG GTGTATTCGTCCATTTATTTCTGCGGCCACATATTCTTCTTCACGTTGTATCTAGGCATCCCGTATCTCCGCAAGGTGCTGGTACCTAGAAAAGAACGGAGCGAGAAAAAGGAGGACTAG
- the LOC139394236 gene encoding lysophospholipid acyltransferase 5-like isoform X1 — MAAPLMEKLSESLGSPEPAVRLILSVLVGYPCALLYRRFFFHQPPTVIHLYHAISGLSLAAFNFAGTQLYHSALCVLVQFLMMRLMGRTITTVLASFMFQMAYLLSGYYYTATEEYDIKWTMPQCVLALKLIGLSFDYYDGGQEPSKLNEEQKRSALAKVPSLLEVIGFSYFYGGFLVGPQFTLRSYQRLVKGELTDCPGQPPNSVIPAMKRFSLGLLCLVIYAIFSPHYPDSYYLTDEYDAQPFWYRCVFILLWAKVILYKYVSCWVIAEGVCILSGLGYNGLGQNGEYQWDACANMKVWTFETTPLFTGTIASFNINTNAWVARHVFKRLKFLGNKLLSQVTALAFLAIWHGTHSGYLLCFSMEFIIVNVERQAQALVRDSPLLTRLANSSLYPLIYLVQQFIHWLFMGYPLVPFCLFTYDKWLRVYSSIYFCGHIFFFTLYLGIPYLRKVLVPRKERSEKKED, encoded by the exons ATGGCGGCTCCCTTGATGGAGAAATTGTCGGAATCTTTAGGTTCCCCAGAACCTGCGGTTCGACTGATTCTGTCCGTTTTAGTCG GGTACCCCTGTGCCCTGCTGTACCGCCGCTTCTTCTTCCACCAGCCACCCACTGTCATtcacctataccacgccatctccGGACTGTCTCTGGCGGCTTTCAACTTTG caggAACCCAGCTCTATCACTCTGCATTATGCGTCCTTGTCCAGTTCCTGATGATGAGGCTTATGGGAAGGACGATAACAACCGTCCTGGCCAGCTTTATGTTTCAAATG gcaTACCTGCTGTCAGGCTACTACTACACCGCTACAGAAGAATATGATATCAAGTGGACCATGCCCCAATGTGTCCTTGCACTCAAACTTATCG GTTTGTCGTTTGATTACTATGACGGTGGCCAGGAACCA TCCAAGTTGAATGAGGAGCAGAAGAGGTCAGCCCTAGCCAAAGTTCCCTCTCTGCTGGAGGTAATCGGCTTCTCCTACTTCTACGGAGGCTTTCTGGTGGGGCCCCAGTTCACACTGCGCAGCTACCAGAGGCTCGTCAAAGGGGAGCTCACCGACTGCCCCGGACAGCCACCTAacag tGTTATACCTGCTATGAAGCGATTCTCCCTTGGCCTCCTCTGCCTGGTGATCTACGCAATATTCAGTCCCCACTACCCAGATAGCTATTACCTAACAGACGAGTATGAT GCCCAGCCGTTCTGGTACCGCTGTGTCTTCATCCTCCTTTGGGCCAAAGTCATCCTGTACAAATATGTCAGCTGCTGGGTCATAGCG GAGGGCGTCTGTATACTCTCTGGGCTTGGCTATAATGGCCTGGGTCAGAATGGCGAGTACCAATGGGATGCCTGCGCAAATATGAAGGTGTGGACATTTGAGACCACACCCCTTTTCACGGGCACTATCGCCTCCTTCAACATTAACACCAACGCCTGGGTGGCCAG GCATGTGTTTAAGCGGTTGAAGTTCCTAGGCAATAAGCTCCTGTCTCAGGTGACCGCGCTTGCGTTCCTGGCCATCTGGCATGGCACGCACTCCGGATACCTCCTATGTTTCTCCATGGAGTTTATCATCGTAAATGTGGAGAGACAG GCCCAAGCGCTGGTGAGGGACAGTCCCCTGCTGACCCGCCTGGCCAACAGTTCCCTCTACCCCCTCATCTACCTGGTCCAGCAGTTCATCCACTGGCTCTTCATGGGCTATCCTTTGGTGCCCTTCTGCCTCTTCACCTACGACAAGTGGCTCAGG GTGTATTCGTCCATTTATTTCTGCGGCCACATATTCTTCTTCACGTTGTATCTAGGCATCCCGTATCTCCGCAAGGTGCTGGTACCTAGAAAAGAACGGAGCGAGAAAAAGGAGGACTAG